The genomic interval CCGGTTACTTTCCCATTCTTCTGAAGGATGGGATTTTCCGCGGCCTTTACAAATGGGCCGAGCGGGCTCTTTGATGTAGCATAACCCACGGCATAGTTCTTTCCGCCGAAGAAATTGGCAGAATACATCATATAATAGATATCATTCTTCTTAAATATGTACGAGCCTTCAGTCCATCGGCGATTTGCTTCCCGGGCGGTGACCGAGCGGCTCTCCCAAGTATGTACATCCAGTTCCAATGGTGGCCTTAGTAGAAGTTCCGGTTCTCCAATAACCCCACTAAAATCGGGTTTCATTTCTATACCATATACCCAGCTTTCCTCAATTTCATCATACCAGCCTTTTTCCTTTGCCCATGCGGAAACTTCGCTTTCTACCGGATGTTTATAACAGCAGCGCGAGTAGTATAAATAAACCTTTCCGTCTTCAAACCAGACATTGGCATCGATGATCGGATAGCCCGGATCGAAAATAGGTCGGTCGTACATATCGATAAATGGCCCTGTAGGTTTGTCCGAAACCGCTACGCCAATCTTAAAGTTTTCCAACTCATTGTTTGGATTTACTTTCCACTGTGCACTGTAAAAGAGGTAATATTTACCGTTGTGGTGGTAGACTTCCGGCGCCCAAAAAGCGTCGATCCCCCATCCGTTTTTATTATCGCTATGGTATACCTGACCTTCAAACTTCCAGTCTTTCAAATCGGTAGATGAGTAGGCAGCAAAGCCTTTTTTCGCTCCGCCTCCTGTACCATACATGTAGTAGGTACCGTCTGCATCTTTCATCACATAAGGATCACCAAAAGCAACAGGTAACGGATTGTTTCCGGTTGTCAACTGCGGACGGTGGCTATGCTGATGGCCGATGACTTCAGCTTCTCCGCTTGGTCGTTTAATCTCCACCCCCGCAGGTATCGGCTCACCGAATACGGGTTCCCCTTGATCATTCCAAGTGAACTTCTGAGTTCGGACATCCCGATCCCAACCGGGTTCTAAAGTTCTTTTGCTATGGTAGACAATCCACCATTCAGAATCGTCCGGCGAAGTAGTAAAACTCGCATGGCCTACGCCGTGAACCTTTTCATTACCCAAAAACACAGGGCCTTTTTTCTCCCAATTCCCTGGGTCCATAGGTGATTTTGAAGGGTCCTTCAAGCGTAGCTGACCCAGTCTGTAATTCTCTAGCCAGGATTCGCGCGTAGAATAGATGATAAAGGTTTGTCCGTCACGCTGCAATACCTGAGCACCCTCATTCAAATTAAGTGGGCCACCTGTTTCCCAAGATTCGGTCGGTGAGGATATTTTCACTCTTTTCGAACTGATGGTATAGGGGTTACTCATCTCAGCAATGTATAAATGTTGCGGCGTGGCATCGGTTGTTTCGTTTTTCTCCCATCCCGACCATACGGCGTATAGCTGACCATTAAGCTCCATTGGAGTCACGTCAATTGCCCAGATGGTTTTTACATAATCGTTCGGATCATCGCCTGTTTGGAGGATTCCACGGTCGATATATTCCCCTTGCGGATCGTCGGTTACCGATTCCAGCACTCCTGATCGTTGATAGATATATGGTGGCCCTGACTGCCCCGCTGCATAATAGATATACCATTTATCGCCAATACGGTGCAGTTCCGGAGCCCAAAGACAGCTTTGGTTCCAACCCGTATCAGGCGTTTCCCAGACCGTTACCTTTTCCCCCGGTTCGGTCAGGGTTTTTGATTTTGTAACGGTCAGCGTTCCGCCATTTTTACCACTTGCCGCGATCATGTAATAATTCCCTTCATGCTTCGTAACCCAAGGATCGGCCCCTTTTGCAATGGGATTGGTAAAATATGTTTGCGCTGATGTACCTTGAGCGTAGGTCAGACTAACATTCGTAATAAATAAAAACATCAGACAAGCAGCAAGTAAATTCTTCTTCATAGGAGTTTCAATCATTTAAATAAGGTTCGGTCGTTTTTCATCAACAGCTTAGAGCTGATCCAATCGTAAAGATAACTATTGTCTTGGTTTTTCCGCAGAGAATTAATTAAAGGGAACATCCATGCCTGTGCCTGTATCGTCTTGTTTCTTCATCCACGCCTCAAGCTTTGCTCGCATATCGTTAATTTTCGCTTGATACTCCGCTTTATTGGCCAGATTATCCAGTTCATAGGGATCATTGTTCAGATCATAAAACTCAATGCGAGGTTTACTGACGATCCGTCTTGTAAGGAAGGCGGCGCGATCATCGGTTTTTGCCTTATGAACCCAGCTTGTAAAGGGGAGTTTTTTCTTTGTGGTATCGGTCATGTACTTAATATGATATTCTTTTTCCGGTGTGAGGTTCATGATTAATTTAAAGTCTGTATCACGGATACTTCTGATGGGATATGATGGGCCTTCCGGGATATTATTATGGATACCATAAGCAAAATCGCGGTGCATTTGACTCTTTCCGGTCACCACATCCAGAAAGCTCTTTCCATCCAGATCGGGGATATCTTGGCCACCCGCTATGCTTACCAAGGTGGGCGTAATATCTTCGAACTGAACAATCGCATCAGTTTCTGTATTCGAACTTATTACTCCCGGCCATTTAATAATCATCGAACTTCGCTGACCATTGTCGTACAAAGTCCATTTTCCACCAGGAAATTGCGGCCCCTGTTCCCCAAGAAATATCACGATCGTGTTCTGCTCCCGACCCGTTTCTTTCAGAAGCTTAACAATATCCCCTACCTGATCATCCAGTCGCCTCACTTCTGCCAAGTATTTTGTAAACTGGTTTCTCGTCAACCGCGTATCTACCCAGTGTGGAGGCAGGATCAAGCTATCTGCGTTAAACTCACTTGGGTCACCCACTGTCCACGGCGCATGCGGATTGATACTCATGACAAATAAACAAAAGGGATCATCCGCGTCTTCGATGAATGTTTTGATACTATCCAGATTATACTCGTCCGTCGCCGCTACACAATTAGGTTCAAAACCGGGGATGATCTCAAAGGGAAAGATGTTCTTCGGTTTGGTCATATGATCCTTGCCTGTTAAGGCAACCCGGTAGTCCAGATCACCCAGGTAGTGGACCACACTTTTGAGACCTGGGTTAACAGACTTGTGATTTTGGTAGGCGCCACTTCTTGCCGGATATAAACCTGTAAACAAGGAAGCTCGAGTGGGAATACACATTGCTTCAGAAGCGATCATCTGATTAAACTGCAATCCTTCAGCTGCCAGGGCATCAATATGTTTCGTATTGATATTTTGTCCACCATAAGCACTCAACTGACGACTGTCCAGGTCGTCAGCCATGATGATAACGATATTGGGTTTAGAAGGCTGAGCGATACTGGTCTTTTCGATCAGCTCCACATCATCAATCCATAGATCCTCACCTAAACCTAATTCATTGAAATATAAACTAATCGCGTACGCACCATCTTCCTGAACCTCAACTATCGAAGTACTGACTGACGATGCCTCTTTGGATGATTCAATAGTTTGATCAAGCAATCGGCTTTCCCCGTTAGGACGTTCAAAACGAAGCGTGTATTTCGCATGATCTCTTGCTTTTGAAGTTAGTTTTACCTGGTAGCGTTCACCTCGCTTTGCTTGAAATCTCCAAAATACCTTCAGGTCATCGGTCTGTGTTTGCGATTTTGTTGGTGAAACATGCAAAGCATATTGCCCTGTTAAAGCCGATGAGGAATCAAGACGGACACTCCCCTTCAACTGATCGCTCTCTTGGATCGCCCAACCACCCAACTTATCTTCCTCGAAAGAGCCATTCACTTTTTTCCTGTTAGACTGTGCTCGTAGTCCATAATTACGTGTATCAAGAGGAAATGCACCGATCTTTTTTGCCCATGCCGTCCAACTTTGATACATTGAATTAACGCGCTCGGGATAGACTGATGCCAGGTTATTCATTTCCACCGGATCATCATCCATGTTATAAAGTGCCAACTCATCCTCTCTAAACATGCTATCCTCGGGAGTTCGGGACACCAGTTTCCATTTCCCGTCCCGCATCGCAATATTCGCTTCATGCTCCCAATAGA from Pedobacter indicus carries:
- a CDS encoding sulfatase-like hydrolase/transferase; translated protein: MKNRIISVLCIFLLIAPLANAQDRPNIVLILADDLGFSDIGSYGGEVETPNLDLLAAKGLRYKQFYNAARCCPTRASLLTGVYPHQAGMGWMAAADLGTPAYQGNLNDNCVTIAEVVKSAGYSTYMSGKWHLTNERKIDGMVTDNWPLQRGFDRYFGIIPGGANYFTPVVYSGNSRYKAPEDFYLTTAISDSSVRYIDQHFTEGNKNPFFLYVAYTAPHWPLHALQKEIDKYKERYLAGWDKLREGRFERQKALGLFGEHVKMSPRDTQIEAWDSLSAEQQEEMAMRMAIYAAQIDIMDQGIGQIVGKLKEKGVLDNTLILFLSDNGACAEFISSGKSKEVNGKEDTFESYRINWANLSSTPYKEYKHYTYEGGIASPLIVHWPQGIPKSLNNTFVSDYGHITDIMATCVEVAGADYPENYKGHQIVSMQGKSLMPHFSSQQNDRGIIYWEHEANIAMRDGKWKLVSRTPEDSMFREDELALYNMDDDPVEMNNLASVYPERVNSMYQSWTAWAKKIGAFPLDTRNYGLRAQSNRKKVNGSFEEDKLGGWAIQESDQLKGSVRLDSSSALTGQYALHVSPTKSQTQTDDLKVFWRFQAKRGERYQVKLTSKARDHAKYTLRFERPNGESRLLDQTIESSKEASSVSTSIVEVQEDGAYAISLYFNELGLGEDLWIDDVELIEKTSIAQPSKPNIVIIMADDLDSRQLSAYGGQNINTKHIDALAAEGLQFNQMIASEAMCIPTRASLFTGLYPARSGAYQNHKSVNPGLKSVVHYLGDLDYRVALTGKDHMTKPKNIFPFEIIPGFEPNCVAATDEYNLDSIKTFIEDADDPFCLFVMSINPHAPWTVGDPSEFNADSLILPPHWVDTRLTRNQFTKYLAEVRRLDDQVGDIVKLLKETGREQNTIVIFLGEQGPQFPGGKWTLYDNGQRSSMIIKWPGVISSNTETDAIVQFEDITPTLVSIAGGQDIPDLDGKSFLDVVTGKSQMHRDFAYGIHNNIPEGPSYPIRSIRDTDFKLIMNLTPEKEYHIKYMTDTTKKKLPFTSWVHKAKTDDRAAFLTRRIVSKPRIEFYDLNNDPYELDNLANKAEYQAKINDMRAKLEAWMKKQDDTGTGMDVPFN
- a CDS encoding family 43 glycosylhydrolase, producing MKKNLLAACLMFLFITNVSLTYAQGTSAQTYFTNPIAKGADPWVTKHEGNYYMIAASGKNGGTLTVTKSKTLTEPGEKVTVWETPDTGWNQSCLWAPELHRIGDKWYIYYAAGQSGPPYIYQRSGVLESVTDDPQGEYIDRGILQTGDDPNDYVKTIWAIDVTPMELNGQLYAVWSGWEKNETTDATPQHLYIAEMSNPYTISSKRVKISSPTESWETGGPLNLNEGAQVLQRDGQTFIIYSTRESWLENYRLGQLRLKDPSKSPMDPGNWEKKGPVFLGNEKVHGVGHASFTTSPDDSEWWIVYHSKRTLEPGWDRDVRTQKFTWNDQGEPVFGEPIPAGVEIKRPSGEAEVIGHQHSHRPQLTTGNNPLPVAFGDPYVMKDADGTYYMYGTGGGAKKGFAAYSSTDLKDWKFEGQVYHSDNKNGWGIDAFWAPEVYHHNGKYYLFYSAQWKVNPNNELENFKIGVAVSDKPTGPFIDMYDRPIFDPGYPIIDANVWFEDGKVYLYYSRCCYKHPVESEVSAWAKEKGWYDEIEESWVYGIEMKPDFSGVIGEPELLLRPPLELDVHTWESRSVTAREANRRWTEGSYIFKKNDIYYMMYSANFFGGKNYAVGYATSKSPLGPFVKAAENPILQKNGKVTGTGHNSITFSPDGEDMLCVYHGRTEKTGDERLVFIDRMEVDNNGKIVVHGPTLAE